Proteins from one Bradyrhizobium amphicarpaeae genomic window:
- a CDS encoding MFS transporter, with protein sequence MTTTTPNAARRALPRGIWVLGFVSMLMDISSEMIHALLPVYLVTVLGASTLTVGFIEGIAEATASITKIFSGALSDWLGRRKLLAALGYGLAAFTKPLFPLAPSVGWLVAARFIDRVGKGIRGAPRDALIADIAPRGLRGASFGLRQSLDTIGAFVGPLVAIGMMWWTADNFASVFWVAVLPAFLSLGLIAFAVSEPEPDPSREPAGNPLNLAAMRQLGAVYWRVVAVGIVFTLARFSEAFLILRAQNIGLNAMWVPAVLVLMNVVYALSAYPAGVLSDRINRTGLLALGLVFLACADLALALLPSLGGLALGVVLWGLHMGLTQGLLSALVADAAPPSLRGTAFGYFNLFTGLALLAASVIAGAMWDAYGPAGTFFAGLGFALVALVGLLAVGNGLASEDK encoded by the coding sequence GTGACGACGACGACACCGAATGCTGCACGTCGCGCGCTGCCCAGGGGGATCTGGGTGCTCGGCTTCGTCTCGATGCTGATGGACATCTCCTCGGAGATGATCCACGCGCTCCTGCCCGTGTATCTCGTCACCGTGCTCGGCGCTTCGACGCTCACCGTCGGCTTCATCGAGGGCATCGCGGAGGCGACGGCCTCGATCACCAAGATCTTTTCCGGCGCATTGTCCGACTGGCTCGGCCGGCGCAAGCTGCTCGCGGCGCTCGGCTATGGGCTCGCGGCCTTCACCAAGCCGCTATTCCCGCTTGCACCCAGCGTCGGATGGCTGGTGGCGGCGCGCTTCATCGACCGCGTCGGCAAGGGCATTCGCGGCGCGCCGCGCGATGCGCTGATCGCCGATATCGCACCTCGCGGCCTGCGCGGGGCCAGCTTTGGCCTGCGGCAGTCGCTCGACACCATCGGCGCCTTCGTCGGACCGCTGGTGGCGATCGGCATGATGTGGTGGACCGCCGATAACTTTGCCTCGGTGTTCTGGGTGGCGGTGCTGCCGGCATTCCTGTCGCTCGGCCTGATCGCGTTCGCGGTGAGCGAGCCGGAGCCGGATCCGAGCCGGGAGCCTGCAGGGAATCCGCTCAATCTCGCCGCGATGCGGCAGCTCGGTGCGGTCTATTGGCGCGTCGTGGCCGTCGGAATCGTCTTCACCCTCGCGCGCTTCAGCGAGGCCTTTTTGATCCTGCGAGCACAGAATATCGGGCTCAATGCGATGTGGGTGCCGGCGGTGCTGGTGCTGATGAACGTCGTCTACGCGCTGTCGGCCTATCCAGCCGGCGTGCTCTCGGACCGCATCAACCGGACCGGCCTGCTTGCGCTCGGGCTCGTCTTCCTCGCGTGTGCCGATCTCGCGCTCGCGCTGTTGCCGAGCCTTGGAGGCCTCGCACTCGGCGTCGTATTGTGGGGGCTGCATATGGGACTGACGCAAGGCCTGCTCTCGGCGCTCGTTGCCGACGCCGCGCCGCCCAGCCTGCGCGGCACCGCGTTCGGCTATTTCAACCTGTTCACCGGCCTTGCCTTGCTGGCCGCGAGTGTGATCGCAGGCGCGATGTGGGACGCCTATGGTCCGGCAGGAACGTTCTTTGCAGGGCTCGGTTTCGCGCTGGTCGCGCTCGTGGGACTTTTGGCCGTCGGCAACGGTCTGGCATCGGAGGACAAATGA
- a CDS encoding nucleoside 2-deoxyribosyltransferase: MKIYLAGPDVFLPDAIEIGRRKVAICERHGLTGLYPLDNAIDLAAPDASRQIFCGNEAMMDAADAIIANLTPFRGAGADPGTVYELGYMAGRRRFCMAYCNDGATYADRVGRFTDVRSEDGRLVDAQGLTVEDFGLVDNLMMIHALELHGCPLVTPVAMPIDVWRDLAAFETCVRMAAARLIAT, encoded by the coding sequence ATGAAGATCTATCTGGCAGGCCCCGACGTGTTCCTGCCGGATGCGATCGAGATCGGCCGGCGGAAGGTCGCGATCTGCGAGCGCCACGGGCTTACTGGCCTCTATCCCCTCGACAACGCCATCGACCTCGCCGCGCCCGATGCCTCCAGGCAGATCTTTTGCGGCAACGAGGCGATGATGGATGCGGCCGACGCCATCATTGCCAACCTCACCCCGTTTCGCGGCGCCGGCGCCGATCCCGGCACCGTTTACGAACTCGGCTACATGGCCGGGCGCCGCAGATTTTGCATGGCCTATTGCAACGACGGCGCCACCTATGCCGACCGTGTCGGTCGTTTCACGGACGTCAGATCCGAGGACGGACGGCTGGTCGACGCACAGGGGCTGACGGTGGAGGATTTCGGCCTGGTCGACAACCTCATGATGATCCACGCCCTGGAGCTGCACGGCTGTCCGCTGGTGACGCCGGTCGCGATGCCGATCGACGTCTGGCGCGATCTGGCCGCGTTCGAGACTTGCGTCCGGATGGCAGCCGCGCGATTGATCGCTACTTAA
- a CDS encoding class I SAM-dependent RNA methyltransferase, translated as MVERLTIDHVGHRGDGISLTTGDAVYVPYTLGGETVEVDHVVGNHPDRRKLLAVDVASPERIDAFCPHFGVCGGCAIQHWAAEPYHAWKRGIVVETLAQAGIDCEVAPLVDAHGAGRRRITLHGRFGTHDVLKVGFAAASSHDVIPIDRCPILDPALNGALDAAWALAEPLTSRMPVTKPLDIQVTATANGLDVDVRGSGPLPTPLVTALSRVAEQHRLARLTRHGELVLQRLAPTVTMGRAEVTLPPGSFLQATVVGEETLAALVAERIGKAKEVLDLFCGVGPFALRLAEKARITAFDNDAGAIAALAKAARTPGLKPIKAEPRDLFRRPLVPPELRDFEAVVFDPPRQGAQAQALKLAASKVPLVVAVSCNVATFARDARLLIDGGYRLDAVVPVDQFRHTPHVELVARFTR; from the coding sequence GTGGTTGAACGCCTGACCATCGACCATGTCGGCCATCGCGGCGACGGCATCTCGCTGACCACGGGCGATGCGGTCTACGTGCCCTACACGCTTGGCGGCGAGACCGTCGAGGTCGATCACGTCGTGGGCAACCATCCCGACCGCCGCAAGCTGCTCGCGGTCGACGTCGCAAGCCCCGAGCGTATCGACGCATTCTGCCCGCATTTCGGCGTCTGCGGCGGCTGCGCCATCCAGCATTGGGCGGCCGAGCCATATCACGCCTGGAAGCGCGGCATCGTGGTGGAAACGTTGGCGCAGGCCGGCATCGATTGCGAGGTCGCGCCGCTGGTCGATGCCCACGGCGCCGGGCGCAGGCGCATCACGCTGCACGGCCGCTTCGGCACGCATGACGTCCTCAAGGTCGGTTTCGCAGCGGCGAGCTCGCACGACGTCATTCCAATCGATCGTTGCCCGATCCTCGATCCGGCGCTGAATGGCGCGCTCGATGCCGCCTGGGCGCTGGCGGAGCCGCTGACATCCAGGATGCCGGTGACCAAGCCGCTCGACATCCAGGTCACCGCCACCGCCAACGGCCTCGATGTCGACGTTCGCGGCTCCGGCCCGCTGCCGACGCCGCTCGTCACCGCGCTCTCGCGCGTCGCCGAGCAGCATCGTCTGGCACGGCTGACGCGGCATGGCGAGCTGGTGCTGCAACGCCTGGCGCCCACGGTGACGATGGGTCGCGCCGAGGTGACGCTGCCGCCGGGCTCGTTCCTGCAGGCAACCGTCGTGGGCGAGGAGACGTTGGCAGCGCTCGTCGCGGAACGCATCGGCAAGGCCAAGGAGGTTCTCGATCTCTTCTGCGGCGTCGGGCCGTTCGCTCTGCGACTCGCGGAGAAGGCGCGCATCACGGCTTTCGACAACGACGCCGGCGCCATCGCCGCGCTGGCGAAAGCCGCGCGCACGCCGGGCCTGAAGCCGATCAAGGCCGAGCCGCGCGATCTGTTCCGCCGCCCGCTGGTGCCGCCGGAGCTGCGTGATTTCGAGGCCGTGGTGTTCGACCCGCCGCGCCAGGGCGCGCAGGCGCAGGCGTTGAAGCTCGCCGCGAGCAAGGTACCATTAGTGGTCGCCGTGTCCTGCAACGTCGCGACCTTTGCCCGCGACGCGCGGCTGCTGATCGACGGCGGCTACCGGCTGGACGCCGTGGTGCCCGTCGATCAGTTCCGGCACACGCCGCATGTGGAGTTGGTGGCGCGATTTACGCGATAG
- a CDS encoding DUF190 domain-containing protein, with product MQIPNQAVSLRIFIGESDHYEGKPLYEAIVMTARERHLAGATVLRGPMGFGKSSRLHTSKILRLSEDLPLLIEIVDSEDNINAFLPILDGMMSSGLITLEKVQVLQYGAKTAD from the coding sequence ATGCAAATCCCCAATCAGGCAGTTTCGCTCCGGATCTTCATCGGCGAGAGCGACCATTACGAGGGCAAGCCGCTTTATGAAGCGATCGTGATGACCGCGCGCGAGCGGCACCTCGCCGGCGCCACCGTGCTGCGCGGGCCGATGGGGTTTGGCAAGTCGAGCCGGCTGCATACCTCGAAGATCCTGCGGCTTTCGGAGGATTTGCCGCTGCTGATCGAGATCGTCGACAGCGAGGACAACATCAACGCATTCCTGCCCATCCTGGATGGCATGATGTCGAGCGGGCTGATCACCTTGGAGAAGGTACAGGTCCTGCAATATGGTGCGAAGACCGCAGACTGA
- a CDS encoding Acg family FMN-binding oxidoreductase yields MVDRRQFIAAALGLSTAAVDSPAAAAAMTFDEAVKSSRVPLQAAPRDRELVRFATLAANSHNTQPWIFSARGNEIAIAPDFALRCPAVDPDDHHLFVSLGCAAENLILAASTLGWRADPVIDGDRIVIALEQAPPAATALAAAIPVRQCTRATFDGRQAAPEILRQLENACREPDVTAILLTERAAIAGVTDYVLEGNSAQMRDKAFMRELVSWIRFDETEALTTMDGLFAPASGNPSLPSWLARPMLKLFFTESGENKKYREQLASSAGVVVLAAERSDTSHWIAVGRACQRFGLQATALGLKYSFVNQPVEVAALRPQFATSLGLGERRPDIVMRFGYGPDLPKSLRRPPELVMRS; encoded by the coding sequence GTGGTTGACCGACGCCAATTCATCGCGGCAGCGCTCGGACTTTCCACGGCGGCCGTCGATAGCCCAGCTGCAGCTGCGGCGATGACCTTTGACGAGGCGGTGAAGTCATCGCGAGTTCCGCTGCAGGCCGCACCTCGGGATCGCGAGCTCGTGCGCTTTGCCACCCTCGCCGCCAACAGCCACAACACCCAGCCGTGGATCTTCTCCGCTCGCGGCAACGAGATCGCGATTGCACCGGACTTCGCGCTCCGCTGTCCGGCCGTCGATCCGGACGATCACCACCTCTTCGTCAGTCTCGGCTGTGCCGCCGAAAACCTCATCCTCGCCGCATCCACGCTGGGCTGGCGCGCCGATCCGGTCATTGACGGCGACCGGATCGTGATCGCGCTCGAGCAGGCCCCACCGGCCGCAACGGCGTTGGCGGCTGCAATTCCGGTCAGGCAATGCACCCGCGCGACGTTCGACGGCAGGCAAGCCGCGCCCGAGATCTTGCGCCAGCTCGAGAACGCCTGTCGCGAACCTGATGTCACGGCCATCCTGTTGACCGAGCGCGCCGCGATCGCCGGCGTCACCGACTATGTGCTCGAAGGCAACTCGGCGCAAATGCGCGACAAGGCCTTCATGCGCGAACTCGTGAGCTGGATTCGCTTCGACGAGACAGAGGCGCTCACGACCATGGACGGGTTGTTCGCGCCCGCCTCGGGAAACCCGTCCCTGCCCTCATGGCTGGCGCGGCCAATGCTCAAGCTCTTCTTCACCGAGAGCGGAGAAAACAAGAAATACCGCGAACAGCTTGCCAGCTCCGCGGGCGTCGTCGTGCTCGCGGCCGAGCGCAGCGACACGTCGCACTGGATCGCGGTCGGCCGCGCCTGCCAGCGCTTCGGCTTGCAGGCAACCGCGCTGGGACTGAAATATTCCTTCGTCAACCAGCCGGTCGAGGTGGCGGCACTGAGGCCGCAATTTGCAACCTCGCTCGGGCTTGGCGAGCGGCGTCCAGATATCGTGATGCGCTTCGGCTACGGCCCGGACCTGCCGAAATCGCTGCGGCGTCCGCCGGAACTGGTGATGCGATCCTAA
- a CDS encoding TlyA family RNA methyltransferase, with protein MSPARKRADVLLVERGLFESRARARAAIEAGLVTADDKQVAKPSETIAEDAVIQAEPAHPYVSRGGVKLAGALERYPIEIEDHVCLDVGASTGGFTEVLLANGASLVFAVDVGTSQLHPSLRDHPKIVSMEETDIRGYEGKRLPARPDVVVIDVSFISLRSVLPVALSLAAAPMSLLALIKPQFEADRKHNKKGIVRDAAVHREICDDIAAFAASLGCTDIEVFPSSIAGGDGNIEFFLGARRG; from the coding sequence ATGTCCCCTGCCCGCAAGCGTGCGGATGTTCTGCTGGTCGAGCGTGGCCTGTTCGAGAGCCGGGCGCGGGCGCGCGCGGCGATCGAGGCGGGTCTCGTGACCGCCGACGACAAGCAGGTCGCAAAGCCGTCGGAGACGATCGCTGAGGACGCGGTGATCCAGGCCGAACCCGCGCACCCCTACGTCTCGCGCGGCGGCGTCAAGCTCGCCGGCGCGCTGGAGCGCTACCCCATCGAGATCGAGGACCATGTCTGCCTCGACGTCGGCGCTTCCACCGGCGGCTTCACCGAGGTGTTGCTGGCGAACGGCGCGAGCCTGGTGTTCGCCGTCGATGTCGGCACCAGCCAGCTGCATCCCTCGCTGCGCGACCATCCCAAGATCGTGTCGATGGAGGAAACCGACATCCGCGGCTATGAGGGCAAGCGGCTGCCGGCGCGGCCCGATGTCGTCGTCATCGACGTCAGCTTCATCTCGCTGAGATCAGTGTTGCCGGTGGCGCTGTCTCTGGCGGCAGCGCCGATGAGCCTGCTGGCGCTGATCAAGCCGCAATTCGAGGCCGACAGGAAGCACAACAAGAAGGGCATCGTCCGCGACGCCGCCGTGCACCGGGAGATCTGCGACGACATCGCCGCCTTTGCCGCTTCGCTCGGCTGCACCGACATCGAAGTGTTCCCTTCCTCGATTGCGGGCGGCGACGGCAACATCGAATTCTTCCTGGGCGCGCGCCGTGGTTGA
- the clpS gene encoding ATP-dependent Clp protease adapter ClpS, with product MSNTVTKPKTRTKTKVERPKLHKVILINDDYTPREFVTMILKAEFRMTEDQAYKVMITAHKLGACVVAVFTKDVAETKATRATDAARTKGYPLLFTTEPEE from the coding sequence ATGAGCAACACTGTCACCAAGCCGAAGACGCGAACCAAGACCAAGGTCGAGCGGCCGAAGCTGCACAAGGTCATCCTGATCAACGACGACTACACGCCGCGCGAGTTCGTCACGATGATCCTGAAGGCCGAGTTCCGCATGACCGAGGATCAGGCCTACAAGGTGATGATCACGGCCCACAAGCTGGGCGCCTGCGTCGTCGCCGTGTTCACCAAGGACGTCGCCGAAACCAAGGCCACGCGCGCCACTGACGCGGCCCGCACCAAGGGCTATCCGCTGCTGTTCACGACCGAGCCGGAGGAATAA
- the crcB gene encoding fluoride efflux transporter CrcB, with product MNSPSAERRRAAMLYAWVAAGSMVGGLTRYLVGLALDTGPGFPFATLFINATGSLIIGFYASLTGPDGRMLARPEHRQFVMTGFCGGYTTFSTFSLETFRLVHGGMKYTALAYIAASLTCWLVSVWAGHMMANRYNRLTRR from the coding sequence ATGAACTCCCCCTCCGCCGAGCGCCGGCGCGCTGCGATGCTTTACGCCTGGGTTGCCGCCGGCAGCATGGTCGGCGGGCTGACCCGCTACCTGGTCGGGCTCGCGCTCGACACCGGGCCGGGCTTTCCGTTCGCGACGCTGTTCATCAACGCCACGGGCTCGCTGATCATCGGCTTCTATGCGAGCCTGACCGGCCCCGACGGCCGCATGCTGGCGCGGCCGGAGCACCGGCAATTCGTCATGACCGGGTTCTGCGGCGGCTACACCACCTTTTCGACCTTCAGCCTGGAGACCTTTCGCCTGGTCCACGGCGGCATGAAATACACCGCGCTCGCCTATATCGCCGCATCCCTGACCTGCTGGCTGGTGTCGGTATGGGCAGGCCATATGATGGCGAACCGCTACAACCGTTTGACAAGGCGCTGA
- a CDS encoding adenylate/guanylate cyclase domain-containing protein has protein sequence MSTVSYRDVVDWLISARHPVDNPEGWMTECCERMVEAGLPLWRVGVFIRTLHPEVFGRNFIWTRGVAGIQMGTVDFEIQTTPEFQASPLSIVFSDVVEVRGNPHGPEAERFPVLLDLRNEGATDYLALPLHFLDGTLHAMSVSTRQPGGFDPDHVAALRVIIEPLARIIEIISLRRTAEMLLDTYVGNSAGARILGGQIRRGHNDTMQAAIWLSDLRGFTALSDRLPAETVVEILNHYFDCQVAAIRGHGGEVLKFMGDGLLAVFPIDEYVGDAAHVCARVLEAARESRASVEALAFPVGDVVERFRFGVALHVGNILYGNIGGGNRLDFTCIGPAVNLAARLEKIAGRLGRTVVASEGFAKVCRHDWHELGEFPIAGFSKAQRVYGLREETPAVTA, from the coding sequence ATGAGCACCGTTTCATATCGTGATGTCGTCGACTGGCTGATCTCGGCCCGGCACCCCGTGGACAACCCCGAGGGCTGGATGACCGAGTGCTGCGAGCGCATGGTCGAGGCCGGCCTGCCGCTCTGGCGCGTCGGGGTGTTCATCCGAACGCTGCATCCGGAGGTGTTCGGCCGCAACTTCATCTGGACCCGGGGAGTGGCCGGGATCCAGATGGGCACCGTCGACTTCGAGATCCAGACCACGCCGGAATTCCAGGCCAGTCCGCTGAGCATCGTGTTCAGCGACGTCGTCGAGGTGAGGGGCAATCCGCATGGTCCGGAGGCGGAGCGCTTTCCTGTCCTGCTCGATCTCCGGAACGAGGGCGCGACGGACTATCTGGCGTTGCCGCTTCACTTTCTCGACGGCACGCTGCATGCGATGAGCGTGAGCACCCGGCAGCCGGGCGGCTTCGATCCGGACCATGTCGCGGCACTGCGCGTGATCATCGAACCGCTGGCGCGCATCATCGAGATCATCAGCCTGCGCCGCACCGCCGAGATGCTGCTCGACACCTATGTCGGCAACAGCGCCGGCGCGCGCATCCTCGGCGGCCAGATCCGCCGCGGCCACAACGATACCATGCAGGCCGCGATCTGGTTGTCGGACCTGCGTGGCTTCACCGCGCTGTCGGACCGGCTGCCGGCCGAGACCGTGGTCGAGATCCTCAATCACTATTTCGACTGTCAGGTCGCCGCGATCCGCGGCCATGGCGGCGAGGTGCTGAAATTCATGGGCGACGGCCTGCTCGCGGTGTTTCCGATCGACGAATATGTCGGCGACGCCGCCCATGTCTGCGCGCGCGTGCTGGAGGCGGCGCGCGAATCCCGCGCCAGCGTCGAGGCGCTGGCCTTTCCGGTCGGCGATGTCGTCGAGCGCTTCCGCTTCGGCGTCGCGCTGCACGTCGGCAACATCCTCTACGGCAATATCGGCGGCGGCAACCGTCTCGACTTCACCTGCATCGGTCCGGCCGTCAATCTCGCCGCGCGGCTCGAAAAGATCGCCGGCCGCCTGGGGCGGACCGTCGTTGCCTCGGAAGGTTTTGCCAAGGTCTGCCGCCACGACTGGCACGAGCTCGGCGAATTTCCGATCGCGGGATTTTCCAAGGCGCAGCGCGTATATGGGCTCCGTGAGGAGACGCCGGCGGTGACGGCCTAG
- a CDS encoding DUF1194 domain-containing protein has product MRLLFSIGAVLVAGIFAGGDVAGIAAPGPKFEPPKNEPQRLAADRDAQTVDVELILAVDVSYSMDMDELAIQREGYAQAIQSKEFLQALKLGPNGRIAVTYFEWAASSDQKIIIPWRLVDGPETADAVAAEIMKTPIRRASRTSISGAITFAMPLFDEDPYRGLRRVIDISGDGPNNNGGPVTVARDAALEKGIVINGLPIMVKEPSYSTMDIDNLDFYYEDCVIGGPGSFVITIKDRDKFKEAIRTKLLMEVAGRTPERPVMRVADKEPRVNCLIGEKIWSDRWGR; this is encoded by the coding sequence ATGCGGTTGCTGTTCTCGATCGGGGCTGTGCTGGTGGCCGGCATCTTTGCCGGAGGGGACGTCGCGGGCATCGCGGCACCAGGACCAAAATTCGAACCGCCAAAGAACGAGCCGCAGCGGCTTGCGGCCGACAGGGACGCGCAGACGGTCGATGTCGAGCTGATCCTCGCCGTCGACGTGTCTTACTCCATGGACATGGACGAGCTCGCGATCCAGCGCGAGGGCTATGCGCAGGCGATCCAGTCGAAGGAGTTCCTTCAAGCGCTGAAGCTCGGCCCGAACGGCCGGATCGCGGTGACCTATTTCGAGTGGGCCGCCTCGAGCGACCAGAAGATCATCATCCCCTGGCGGCTGGTCGACGGCCCCGAGACGGCGGACGCGGTCGCCGCCGAGATCATGAAGACGCCGATCCGTCGTGCCTCGCGCACCTCGATCTCAGGCGCGATCACGTTTGCAATGCCGCTGTTCGACGAGGATCCCTATCGGGGCCTGCGCCGCGTGATCGACATTTCCGGCGACGGCCCCAACAACAATGGCGGCCCTGTCACGGTCGCGCGCGATGCGGCGCTGGAGAAGGGCATCGTCATCAACGGCCTGCCGATCATGGTCAAGGAGCCGTCCTATTCGACCATGGATATCGACAATCTCGATTTCTACTACGAGGATTGCGTCATCGGCGGTCCCGGCTCTTTCGTCATCACCATCAAGGACCGCGACAAGTTCAAGGAGGCGATCCGCACCAAGCTGCTGATGGAGGTTGCCGGCCGCACGCCGGAGCGTCCCGTGATGCGGGTCGCCGACAAGGAACCGCGCGTCAACTGCCTGATCGGCGAGAAGATCTGGTCGGACCGCTGGGGGCGCTGA
- the aroC gene encoding chorismate synthase, with product MSFNTFGHMFRVTTFGESHGVAIGCVVDGCPPMIPLTEADIQQDLDRRRPGQSRFTTQRQEPDQVKILSGVMAHPETGVQVTTGTPIGLLIENTDQRSKDYSEIKDKFRPGHADFTYEAKYGLRDYRGGGRSSARETATRVAAGAIARKVLPDVRVRGALVQIGPHKIDRAKWDWDEIANNPFFCPDKDKAAFFETYLDGIRKSGSSIGAVIEVVAEGVPAGLGAPIYAKLDSDLAGAMMTINAVKGVEIGAGFGAAELTGEENADEMRTGNDGTRFLSNHAGGVLGGISTGQPIVVRFAVKPTSSILQPRLTVDRKGADTEIFTKGRHDPCVGIRAVPVGEAMMACVLADHFLRHRGQVG from the coding sequence ATGTCCTTCAACACCTTCGGCCACATGTTCCGCGTCACCACCTTCGGCGAGAGCCATGGGGTGGCGATCGGTTGCGTGGTCGACGGCTGCCCGCCGATGATCCCGCTCACCGAGGCCGACATCCAGCAGGACCTGGATCGCCGCCGGCCGGGCCAGTCGCGCTTCACCACCCAGCGCCAGGAGCCGGACCAGGTCAAGATCCTGTCCGGCGTGATGGCGCATCCGGAGACCGGCGTGCAGGTGACGACGGGGACCCCGATCGGACTCCTGATCGAGAACACCGACCAGCGCTCGAAGGACTATTCCGAGATCAAGGACAAGTTTCGCCCCGGTCACGCCGACTTCACCTATGAGGCCAAATATGGCCTGCGCGATTATCGCGGCGGCGGCCGCTCCTCCGCGCGCGAGACGGCGACGCGTGTCGCCGCCGGTGCGATCGCGCGAAAAGTGCTGCCCGACGTCAGGGTGCGCGGCGCGCTGGTGCAGATCGGCCCGCACAAGATCGATCGCGCCAAGTGGGACTGGGACGAGATCGCCAACAATCCGTTCTTCTGCCCCGACAAGGACAAGGCCGCGTTCTTCGAGACCTATCTCGACGGCATCCGCAAGAGCGGCTCATCGATCGGCGCGGTGATCGAGGTGGTCGCCGAAGGCGTGCCGGCCGGTCTCGGCGCGCCGATCTACGCCAAGCTCGATTCCGATCTGGCGGGCGCGATGATGACCATCAACGCGGTGAAGGGTGTCGAGATCGGCGCCGGTTTCGGCGCGGCCGAGCTCACCGGCGAGGAAAACGCCGACGAGATGCGCACCGGCAATGACGGCACGCGCTTCCTGTCCAACCATGCCGGCGGCGTGCTGGGCGGCATCTCCACGGGGCAGCCGATCGTGGTGCGTTTCGCGGTGAAGCCGACCTCCTCGATCCTGCAGCCGCGTCTCACGGTCGATCGCAAGGGGGCGGACACCGAGATCTTCACCAAGGGCCGCCACGACCCCTGCGTCGGCATCCGCGCCGTCCCCGTCGGCGAAGCCATGATGGCCTGCGTGCTGGCGGATCATTTCCTGAGGCATCGCGGGCAGGTCGGCTGA
- the crcB gene encoding fluoride efflux transporter CrcB: MLSGAIAIMAGSVLGGCARYFVSGVIARRLGETFPWGTMTINVTGAFLIGIFGALATHPGSVFATPNPWLFAVTGFLGCYTTVSSFSLQTLTLARSGEPMHALGNVVFSVGLCLAAVSCGFLLADGLGG; encoded by the coding sequence GTGCTGAGCGGAGCAATCGCGATCATGGCCGGCAGCGTGCTCGGCGGCTGCGCGCGCTATTTCGTTTCCGGCGTGATCGCGCGGCGGCTGGGCGAGACGTTTCCTTGGGGCACCATGACCATCAACGTCACCGGCGCCTTCCTGATCGGCATTTTCGGCGCGCTGGCGACCCATCCGGGCTCGGTCTTCGCCACGCCCAATCCGTGGCTGTTCGCGGTGACGGGATTTCTCGGCTGCTACACCACGGTGTCCTCGTTCAGCCTGCAGACCCTGACGCTCGCGCGTAGCGGCGAACCGATGCATGCGCTCGGCAACGTCGTGTTCTCGGTCGGGCTCTGCCTTGCCGCCGTCAGTTGCGGTTTCCTCCTGGCAGACGGCCTTGGAGGCTAG